A stretch of DNA from Tachysurus vachellii isolate PV-2020 chromosome 4, HZAU_Pvac_v1, whole genome shotgun sequence:
aagaaaaaagtctttttaGATACCAGGTGATTTGTGTCAAACTGAACGAGAGCGACGTCGAATGTTTCTACGTGATTTACGTACGTTATATAGATATAGTGGGTTATCTGAACGCTTCATTGCCAGCATTCAGCGGTGTGGCCGGTAAGTGTTCTGTCTAATAGCAGCTTTAGCTTAGCAGCACGTCCTCAGCTTGATGGCTAAAAGAGATGAATTTAGCTCCAGCACATAGAGTTATTAGTGTAAATGTGACAGCGGTGATAACAACGAAGTCAGACATTTACATGCACTAAGTAGCTGCTGCGCACAAAACGAGTATCTCACGCATACAGGCGTGAAGTTCAGTCTGTTGTACCGGTGTAACGCAGCATGATGCACGTGCACAAAGCTGCCTCGTGATGACACTTCTCGAGCGTTAACGCTTTCGTTTTAAAAGTGGATCAGAAATTATGTTcaactacattttttttctatgtttattcGGTGTTTATTCATCACAACGGTTGCGGATAGAGTGGAAAAGCACTGGTTCGTTCATCTTAATATATGGAGACAATTatgtctgtctgggtgtctttttgtttgctgtttgttttttagcagAAGATGGAAGTCAATGAAAATGTTATGCTAATTTTTTTACGTTATGCTAATTTTACTACGCAGGTTAAAGCTTAGCGCGTAGGGTTTTCTTTGTCAAAATAAACTAACGGACGAAGAATTTTGAGTCGGCGAGGAAATAATCTCCAATATACGTGAAAATATGTCCAATACAGTCTAATAAGTAGTTTTGCTCTTGATGTAACGAGGAGTCTCTATGACGTCATCGTGATTTGAATATGCATTCACgctggtgtgaaaaagtattggccccttcctgattttttgttttgttttgttttttttaatttttgcacgtttgtcacacttcaatgtttcagatcatcaaacaaatataaataatagtaaaatatgacacaagtaaacacaacatgcagtttttaaatgaaggtttttattattaagggaaaacaaaatccaaacccacatggccctgtgtgaaagtgtttgtccccctgttaaaacataactgtggtttatcacaccatATAGAGTTTAATTACTCTATATAGAGTTTAAACTACCATATAGAGTTTAATtactctagccacacccaggcctgattactacCACatctgttcacaatcaagaaatcacttaaataagacctgactgacaaagtgatcAAAAGTAAACCAAAAggtcctcaaaagctacacatcatgctgaagaaattcaggaacaaatgagaaagtaagtaattgagatctatcagtttggaaaaggttataaagccatttctaaagctttgggactccgcAATGCGAACCACAATGAGAGCCATttacatggaacagtggtgaaccttcccaggagtggccggccgaccaaaattgccccaagagcgcagcgatcatccaagatgtcacaaaagaccccaaaacaacatccaaagaactgcaggcctcaatTTCCTCAGTTCTGggcagtgttcatgactccaccataagagaGTCTGGGCAAAAATGTCCTGCATtgcagagttccaagacaaaaaccactgctgagcaaaaagaacataaaggctcatctcagatttgccagaaaacatctttatTATTCCCAAGAcctttgggaaaatactctgtggactgacgagacaaaagtttaacattttggAAGGTGGGTGTccattacatctggcataaaagtaacactgcatttcagaaaaagaacatcataccaacagtataatatggtggtggtagtgtgatggtctgggtcTGTTTGCTGCTTTAGGActttgctgtgataaatggaaccatgaattctgctgaaTTCTGAAAGACAATATGCAGCTGTCTgctcgtgacctcaagctgacgCGAActtggctgaagaaaaacaaaatgaagactttggagtggcctagtcaaagtcctgacctgaatcctacggagatgctgtggcatgaccttaaaacgGCTGTTCTTGCTGAAAatccctccaatgtggctgaatcacaacaattctgcaaagatgagtggaccaaaattcctccacagtgctgtaacagactcattgcaagttattgcaaacacttgattgcagttcttgctgctaagggttgcccaaccagttattaggtttagggggcaagcactttttcacacagggccatgtaggtttggattttgttttcccttaataataaaaaccttaatttaaaaactgaatgttgtgtttacttgttatctttgactattatttaaatttgtttgctgatctgaaatattaaagtgtaacaaacatgcaaaaaaataaaaaatcaggaagggggccaacatttttttcacaccactgtatttaaaattaatgtCCTCCAAATTATTGTACTTTAAGAGGAAAGATTTTTCccttagaataaaataatttttcttcaCCGTAAAGAGAAGGCTTAACTGGCCACCTAGATTTAGATACATGACGTTGAGGAAAATGCTGTTTGAAAAATCGAAGGGTGAATGATCACGAGAAATGAAGTGCTCcacaaaaatgaccaaaaatgtCCAAACTGTTCCTACATCTGAATGGGAGGAGGCatagaaatcatttataaaaatggATTGCTAATGAATCAGGCAATCAGGCTTCTGCAATCTGGCGTGTTCACATGAACAgacctaataaaataaaaacgccCCTCTCCCAGGAGTAATGTCCTTTACCCAGGGACTCGGCTTTTCCCATATGTACAATGCTTGAAGTGAAAAGCATTCTAGTTATAACATTACAACAGTACTGTTAAAGTTAGTTCACTGGGGCTTATTAATGGATCTGGGGATTTTTGTGCAAGCAAATAGATCTTCGTTAGGGGGTTTAATAAAGTGCTTGCTATATGTGAGTGCTGTGTGAGGGTTGTGTAAGTGCTGTGTGAGGGTTGTGTAAGTTGAGCAGTCGTGCTGTTCCTTTAAATTTTTCTGCACAGTCACGCTTACTGTATACTGTTATGTAACACACCCCTTTTAGTTGGGAGCATTTAGACACGAGTAGAGGCGCTCTGTTTTCCACTCCGCTAAACTGGACTTGCTTCTCGATTTGTCtttgcgctttttttttttgcgtgcACTCACACATTGATTTCATACCTCGTCATACCAGTGACTTCTGTCTGACCACTGAAGCTGAAGTAAGTCTTGTCAATGGCATAAAAGttcaaaatttaataaaaaggaGAAACTGTCTGTGAGAaactttgcatttttctttctgacaCAGCTGAATGCTCCAGTCATGGATCTGCATAATAAAGACTCGGGCGATATCCTACCTGTGGTCATTATTGGTAAGTGTGTCATTGCTTACTTGTGAAAACCTTTGATTTGGATGTTTGCTGGAATAACAGAATTGTAACTTGAGGATTTCTTTAtgaattgttattttaaaaattctttttatttttaagttctgctttttaaatgtgaagcaagaataaagattttttttatctaaaatagtttatttatttatgtattttgaaCAGGAAATGGACCTTCCGGAATTTGCCTTTCATACTTACTATCAGGATATACACCCTATTTCTCCCCTGAGGCTTCGCACCCCAATCCAATCCTGCATCAAAAACTTGAAGAGAACTCGAATTTGTCATTGTTTGAACAGGTAATGTAAACctacatatttttgtttttatttatttatttcttttttttggtttccttTTGAACACCTAATCATAGTTATTTAATTGTATGATTTGTATGTGCACATACAGGCATTTGTATTGGATTGGATGTTCTTTATCATTAATAATTGTTCCTCTCGGTACTAAGTAGAGCTCTATGTTCTGTTTGTTTGACGTAAGACGTTTCGATCCTCGCCCttacaggataaaaaaaaacatattttaacgCTCTGCTCCAAAATGATTGGCGTGCTTATCAAAGGTAGGGTTATAGGTTAATGGTCATGGGAGCTCTTTGTGGTTAATTAGTTTAGGATTAGGGGACGCTAACTTTTATTTTAGGTAAATCTATCCATAAAACCCTCATGGATATTTGCAATTAATAAGCcagtttctgtacattttttgcATGCTTTTAACAGTTACCCCGGGGGGAATTAAAGCCCAAACTGCTTGAGGAAATCAACTTTGTATGCCTTTGTTTGTCTGTGAATGTTCAAACATGTTCTTAGGACCTGGAGTACATGTGTGAAGGCTTGGAAGGCAGATCTTCAAATCCTTTGGCTGTACTCTTTGATTCATTGCTCTTACCAGACGGTGACTATGGCTTGGACTGTGCCTCACCATTGCTATGGCAGTATGAGCCAGAAAGAGCCATGACCCACCTTGTGCTTGGAAAAGGACCACCTGGAGGGGCATGGCATGTAAGTGTTCACAGAAACAGCTGTCACTGAGTGGAGTGAAGATTAACTTTGCATTGTCTGTTCAGCCCTAGGCCTATTTTGAGCCTCATGCTTGAAAGCGACATGCttaatttaaaatggaaaaaactgGTAGGTTTTAGTATTGGAAGAATTCTGGTATTTAGAATAGGTGAATATCTATATTTAGAATATTAGCAGAGTAAGAGAAGGTAAACactgctgcctttttttttggtcagcGTGCTCATCCTTATACCATTGGATTGAATTATTTCTAATTTCCATTttcctttagttttttttttaaataatctggtATCTAGTATACTATCTGGTACTTCTGGTTCTGTTACAGGCCATGGAGGGATCCATGTTAACACTTAGCCTTGCTAATTGGATGGAGCTTCCTGGCATCAACCTGAAGGAATGGATGAGGGAGAAACGCAAGTATGAAAGTCATTTAAGGATCTGTATAATTGTGCTTTGTAAGACATCACATTTTTAGAAATAGGAAGTTCTTTTGATCAGTACTTGGCTTTCAGAAGTGGGAAATCAAACTTCTGTGCCTTTGTGCTGCGAAGTAGGGGACAAATATGGATGATCTATAATTTTCCTTTCAAACCAGCAAAACGTATAGTCACTGAAGATTGAAAAAATACtcgtatgtctgtatgttgaaTGTTCTTCTCTATTACAATGTGTGCTGGTTAGTGCACATTGCAATTTTTCCTTTCACCTGAAGGTGGCAACAAACAACGCATTTAAAATTCcagagcattttattttttccctattAAATTAATTTGCAAAATGATATTTAGCAATGCCTACAGATAAAAAGCACAACGTTCACTGCGAAAGAGGGCATTTTTTAAACAGCATAAAATCAAAAAGGAAAGTTTGGCCTACTTTTTGTGAATTCTCTACTGTCCAATTTACAATTGATATGTCCTATTACGATTGGCTCCTGAAATGGACCAAATGTTCCAGTTTGGATCagctgcacattcatgcagtagTCTAGTCAGCCAATCAAGTAGCTGTAGCAGCAAAACCACACAGATACAAGTCAACAGCTGTGAACTGTGATCAAGGAACCAGAAAGGCTATTTCACAAACGTTGATCTCTTCCGAACACTGTGTTGAGAGTTCAGTTTAGATGGCCAGACTGATTTGATCTGACAACTCTGAGTACTGCACTATATATAATgttggtgagcagaaaagcatctgagAATATTCTGAGCACCTGAGAActttgaggtggatgggctacaaaaGCAGTAGACCACGTtgggttccacttctgtcagccaagaacagaaagcagAGATAGCAGTTGGAACAGGCTTACCAAAGTGTTTAAGACTTCAAAACCCTAGCCTTGTCTAATAAATCTCTTCTTCTAAACCACACAGATGGGAGGGTCAGAATTTGAAGTAGAGGGGGAGATTTATTTTGGGGTAGAAATGACAAGTTAGGACCTATTAGTTGAATCCAACATTAATCCAAGGAGTAAATCGGAAGCAGTTCCATTGTCATAACCTGATTAACTAGAAGCTTCTTCCATGATGAGCATAAATAGAAGTGAGCACGTTAAATAGCGCGAgcacaatttaaaaaacaaaaaaaaaaaaaggaaaagtaaatGGATCTTAAAACTAGAGGTAAGccaagtatatatttttttccaaataaataatctattaTAAATGAAAAGGTAAGTTTTGATATGCTGAGAATAAATTGTTAATTATTACTtcctgtattttgtgtgtggcTTTGTTAGGAATGTTCGCAATGACCGTGCCACACCAGCGGATATTGCCTCCTACTACCAGCACTATGTGAATAAGATGGGCCTTAGTAAAAACTTCGCCCATAGTACCACAGTGACCTCAGTGCAGCGAGTCTCTCTTCGCACAGGTGTCCCCGGCTGGCACATCCAGGGAACACAGAAGAACAATAATGGAGATGAGATGCCCTTCTTGGTCCAGGCAGAGAATGTAGTGCTGGCTACAGGCACCAGTGATTCCCCAGCTCACCTTGGAGTCGAAGGAGAATCGCTACCCTTTGTGTGCCACAGCTTTCAGGAGTTTGAGGCAGTCATCTCAAGTGGACGTTTGTGCAGATCATCAGAGCCTGTCCTAGTGGTTGGAGCAGGGCTAACTGCAGCTGACGCAGTTCTGTGCACCCACCACCTTAACGTGCCTGTGTATCACACATTTCGCAGAGGTGTCTTAGACCCAGCACTCATTTTCAACCAGCTTCCCCGTCTTCTCTACCCTGAGTACCACAAAGTTCACCAGATGATGAGCCAGCAGCAGCACCAGCTAAGCCATTCAGTACACACTTTTCTCTCCCAGCATGTGGCATCACCAGACAATGAACACACTAACTCATCCTGCTCCTACCCTGGATATCTGAGCTTCCCAAAACACCGTGTTGTGTCTTTTAAACCCAACGGCAAGTGTGTCCTGGAGGCAGCGGATGGGCACCAGGTTGTGCTTCAGGTTTCATTGGCACTGGTTTTGATTGGCTCACAACCTAATCTGTCGTTTTTGCCTGAGGACGGACGGAAACTGGGGATGGAGCCAGGCCAACCAATCAGCTGTCGGCGCAACCCAGTTAAGGTGGACCCGTTTACCTATGAATGTGTGCAGGAAGTAGGGATGTATGCCCTGGGTCCTTTAGTGGGTGAGAACTTTGTGCGCTTTCTCAAGGGTGGTGCACTTGGCACTGCATGCCATCTAATGCAAAAAACAAGGGGACAGAGGAGTGAAAGTCAGTGACCATTCAATCACAGCTTGGATGTAgggaagagaaaagaacaaaaaagagaagCCCAGGGATAGCCTGAAGATTCTATACTGTACCCACCCACTTCCACACAATGGTTATTTCAGTCTTTACTGATTCCCTTCTTTTTTATGAGCAGGTAAACACCATTGAGGGAGCCTTTATTATTGAATGAACTATCACATTTACCAGTCTTTCAGTGAGGGTGAATGTAAGCCAAACCCCGATAACTTTTCACCAGAttacaaatgtttaaaaggCCAAGCTCACAGTCCTAAAATAACGAGAAAACACCTGAATGGCTCAACGTAACTCTTTCAGTAATGTCTTTTTGAATGTCAGCATAACAGCACCTGAAAATTAAACTTCAAATTCAGTTTCTCGAATTTGGTTCCATGAAATCAgaaaaatttcttttttaatgtagcTAGATGATCGTGCTAACCTAGCACAACAAATTGTGGGAAACtgcaatatttaaatttttttttaaataaatcatcttGTTTACCAAGAAATCCTTTACACAATATTGTGACCTTCCAAATTCAGCACTGGGAAAACAGGAAGGCAAAGGAAGCCTGATTCTGATAGTGTACACCACGTTTGCAGCTTGAGACATGCCAGTTTGCTCACTTATCGTTCACTTGGCGCTGGTTTTAGTAGTGTTGGAGTGCATTAAAAGACGATCCCATGTAAAACAAAACCGATGTGTTCTGATCCATTACACCCTACCCTCCTTTCATACAGCAGCATTTCTTCTTTAATGACTAGTcatatttgtgtaaatttaaGGGTTAATTGggtaaatttaatttaattggctctttttgttctaaaaaaatttttttctgtcattcaaAGCCATTTTCTGGCTCAACCGTGTGGCCTTCATTTCTTATCGTTCCTGTACAAGATTAAAAACTTTCCATATATAGGTTCCCTACCACCACAACATCCTGATCTGGTCTGTTTAAATAGCTGAGGATGATAAACTtatctgacttttttttcctcaaccaGATCCATACTCTCTGCAACATCAGCAGTCTCTCACAGCAAGACAATGAGACCTCAGAATGAAAGGCAGGCTAAGCAAAGTGTCTGAATGAACTGCATTTATAAAGACATGATTGGTGTTATGAagagtgttctgtgtgtatggaCTTGGAATGTTGAACACCTTAAAAAGTAAATGCAGCACAGGATACAGCAGTAAGGTTCTTGATGGCAGTCtgtacacactgagacacacatgCTACTTTTCGTGACGCTAcattagggttgggtatcaaaagaaattttccagttccgattccggttccagttctgccttacaattcccggttctgattccgattccataataaaagaaatgtgaaacataatgcacaatacttaaacatttccatttgtgttcattaatcactctaaatattttaaacagagcatttcaattcatatcaatttaaatttaaataaatccaacatcaaatttaacatccagaattacaacttagcaaaacagttagcaatttttctgatgAAAAAATTTTTCTGaagctttctctgggagaagacgtgacctttcctggcttattgtatctccagctgtggagaaaaccctcccagagggggtagatttgcttcattgttgtagctttggaaatgaatccacactttagacttttttttagacatgctTAACACAAAGCGtgcctcagcacagcagcgcgagtgactgatttctgtggtaagctgcgttaatttggtaaacagtgtaaacaattaatattcatgaggtaagacatggctatttaaagtgaccgctcccagcgctttgcccgtcatcacaacggaaccgcgtttggaaccgaaacttgaAAATTCCGCgtggttccggttcctgttaaaaacaaccggttctgaataagaaccggttctcggttcccaaccctaagCCTAagcgaagaaaaaaaatgcttcaacAGCAACAGCTTGAGCTGCTGGTCTCAAAGAAATcagggattttatttattttaacaagtCTGCTAACAGTGGTGTGagataatatgtaatattatgtaatatgtaatatcttatgtaatatgtttttaattatgcaGGGGTTTTTTTCcaatgaaaatgtaaagaatgtgtGTAAGGAGAAGATGCTTCATGCAGAAAATTGAAATTTGCAA
This window harbors:
- the osgn1 gene encoding oxidative stress induced growth inhibitor 1 isoform X1, producing the protein MFLRDLRTLYRYSGLSERFIASIQRCGRDFCLTTEAELNAPVMDLHNKDSGDILPVVIIGNGPSGICLSYLLSGYTPYFSPEASHPNPILHQKLEENSNLSLFEQDLEYMCEGLEGRSSNPLAVLFDSLLLPDGDYGLDCASPLLWQYEPERAMTHLVLGKGPPGGAWHAMEGSMLTLSLANWMELPGINLKEWMREKRKNVRNDRATPADIASYYQHYVNKMGLSKNFAHSTTVTSVQRVSLRTGVPGWHIQGTQKNNNGDEMPFLVQAENVVLATGTSDSPAHLGVEGESLPFVCHSFQEFEAVISSGRLCRSSEPVLVVGAGLTAADAVLCTHHLNVPVYHTFRRGVLDPALIFNQLPRLLYPEYHKVHQMMSQQQHQLSHSVHTFLSQHVASPDNEHTNSSCSYPGYLSFPKHRVVSFKPNGKCVLEAADGHQVVLQVSLALVLIGSQPNLSFLPEDGRKLGMEPGQPISCRRNPVKVDPFTYECVQEVGMYALGPLVGENFVRFLKGGALGTACHLMQKTRGQRSESQ
- the osgn1 gene encoding oxidative stress induced growth inhibitor 1 isoform X2, which translates into the protein MDLHNKDSGDILPVVIIGNGPSGICLSYLLSGYTPYFSPEASHPNPILHQKLEENSNLSLFEQDLEYMCEGLEGRSSNPLAVLFDSLLLPDGDYGLDCASPLLWQYEPERAMTHLVLGKGPPGGAWHAMEGSMLTLSLANWMELPGINLKEWMREKRKNVRNDRATPADIASYYQHYVNKMGLSKNFAHSTTVTSVQRVSLRTGVPGWHIQGTQKNNNGDEMPFLVQAENVVLATGTSDSPAHLGVEGESLPFVCHSFQEFEAVISSGRLCRSSEPVLVVGAGLTAADAVLCTHHLNVPVYHTFRRGVLDPALIFNQLPRLLYPEYHKVHQMMSQQQHQLSHSVHTFLSQHVASPDNEHTNSSCSYPGYLSFPKHRVVSFKPNGKCVLEAADGHQVVLQVSLALVLIGSQPNLSFLPEDGRKLGMEPGQPISCRRNPVKVDPFTYECVQEVGMYALGPLVGENFVRFLKGGALGTACHLMQKTRGQRSESQ